From the Osmerus eperlanus chromosome 21, fOsmEpe2.1, whole genome shotgun sequence genome, one window contains:
- the LOC134007268 gene encoding sodium/potassium-transporting ATPase subunit beta-233-like, protein MSGKKEEGGWKKAVWNSEKGELLGRTGGSWFKILFFYVIFYGCLAGIFIGTIQALLLTLSDYKPTWQDRVSPPGLSHTPRSDKQEVAFNLNDVETYLPYTKALRDFLAMYDDDAQRDQMKYEDCGETPDTYKNRGDLESDVGIRKACRFSRQLLGDCSGYQDKDFGFSTGKPCIIVKLNRIVNFRPRPPNTNESIPEEAKYKVQPNVIPIYCTNKREEDAGKIGDIVYNGIGNGFPLQYYPYYGKLLHPQYLQPLVALQFVNLTMNTELRIECKVFGENIQYNEKDRYRGRFDIKLTVTNL, encoded by the exons ATGTCCGGAAAAAAGGAAGAAGGTGGATGGAAAAAGGCTGTATGGAATTCGGAAAAGGGGGAATTGCTTGGACGTACCGGGGGAAGTTGGT TTAAAATTCTATTCTTCTATGTGATATTCTACGGTTGCCTGGCTGGAATATTCATTGGCACCATCCAAGCCCTGCTTTTGACCCTAAGCGACTACAAACCTACTTGGCAAGACAGGGTGTCTCCCCCAG GCCTTAGCCACACCCCTCGCTCTGACAAACAAGAAGTTGCCTTCAACCTGAATGATGTGGAGACCTACCTGCCTTACACCAAGGCCTTAAGGGATTTCCTGGCAATGTATGATGATGATGCCCAGCGGGACCAGATGAAGTATGAGGACTGTGGAG AGACACCCGATACTTATAAGAACCGGGGAGACTTGGAGAGTGATGTCGGGATCAGGAAGGCTTGCCGTTTCTCCAGGCAGCTGCTAGGAGACTGCTCTGGATACCAGGACAAAGACTTTGGCTTCAGCACTGGCAAACCCTGCATCATTGTCAAGCTGAACAGAATTGTCAACTTCAGGCCAAGG CCCCCTAACACAAATGAGAGCATTCCTGAAGAGGCCAAGTATAAAGTTCAGCCCAATGTCATCCCAATCTACTGCACCAACAAG agagaggaggatgctgGCAAGATTGGCGACATCGTGTACAATGGTATTGGTAATGGCTTCCCCCTGCAGTATTATCCTTACTATGGCAAACTGCTGCACCCTCAGTATCTCCAGCCTCTGGTGGCTCTCCAGTTCGTCAACCTCACCATGAACACTGAGCTGCGCATCGAGTGCAAAGTGTTTGGGGAAAACATTCAGTATAATGAGAAGGACCGCTATCGAGGACGCTTTGATATTAAGCTCACTGTCACCAATTTATGA